GGAGGAATTAATTAATTGCATCCATTGCAGCATTGATGTCAAGAGCTCTACCATAGATAATCTGAATTTTAATGCTTTATGCTTGGGTTTTATTGGTCAGTTTAAATATGCCCAATTAGACTAAAAGCTACAGACAAAGTGTTGgcattataatgtaatataatataatataattatataatacataattatatataatataatcaaccAGGgaaataatgactttttttttttttttattggcggtcaaggtgctgaactgcaagccgAAGCCACTTAAAGAACTACTTTCAGAATAACGATGGGTCAGGTTACTCATTAGTTTGAGAACAAATTCACATAGTTCTTTAGTTACGTAAGGGTTTGGGAAACTCAAAAAAATCATGGATTTAATAAGTCATGGTCTTGCATTAGGATCTCGTtatcatgccttaataagtcatggccacgcatttttttttttattttttatttttatacataatgtcaccttaggggctctgtatCAAACAGATGATGCAACTGGTGATAATAatggctcccattaaaactcatttcacctctgactactctgaagtatattcatatttatatattatatatatatattaactatatgtacagctctggaaaaaaaattgagaccacttataaattatgagtttctttgattttactagtCCTCCTGCTCCATATGTCCATACTGAACAGAAGCTGCGTTCAGTGAGCAACAATAAGCAACGAATTATACCCGGAAGTGTTTCGTTTTTCGTGCTCCTCCTGAGTttccatttcaaaataaaagcaataaagcGTTTGAATATATTACAcaattaaatatagttttacCGATCTGGAGGGTTATCCATTGCTTTAGTGACGTCTCTGGTTTATATGTAACcatttctgttacaaatttgagtgatttaaaattattatttacgaAAACACTAGCCTTAACTTTAAACAGTAATATTAGTGTGAAATGAGCGTAATTGTAGATGTAGGGGTCACTTATACTATAGGCGATACATGCCATTAAATTATCTTAATACAAAAAGGGCATAGTTGTATCAGTCTGcagcctaaactatacattgtgtcaacataaaccaatagtgaaattaattcatcagaccctcctctgtcagaaaacatggagtttactatcaaaaaaagcgtaattgtagacGTAGGGGTCACTTATACTATAGGCGATACATGGTTATATCCTATTAAATGGTATGAATACAGGGTGGGCATAGTTTTATCAGTCTGCtgcctaaactatacattgtgtcaacataaacccatagtgaaattaattcatcagaccctcctctgtcagaaaacatggagttatctatgaaaaaagcgtaattgtagatgtAAGAGTCATCACACTATAGGCGATAAATAGTTATATACCATTAAATTATATGAATACAGGGTGGGCATATAACAGAAGCAATAAAATCCTTTTGTTACCAGCAAACGAGATTACATCTGAAGGACTTGAGGTTTCACTAAAATCATTTTCCCAAATTAAGTGTAAGAAATGTGGAAACAAAGATTCAGTGTCATTTAATAAAAACGAGACCATTCATTGCCCTAAAACACTAATTGTATTATCAGACCAGTGCAATATTAAGCTAGATCAAAAAATAATGTTGTCTTCAGTGTTCAGTGATAATGTTTACAAAATTGGCGCCATTCTCTCTCACTATGAAACCCCCCCTTTTGCTAAACTTTTCAAAGCAGGAAACAGTGGCTGGACTGTCAATGGTGTTAACCATATAAATTATAGCTCTACCTTAATTAATAAAATGGTATCCCAATCAAAATCAGTTATAGTTGCTTTAGAGTTAGAAACTTGTATAGATATACAGAATTTAAAACTGCAGGAGACAAAACATAAATGTACAGAGCAATGTGAGAAAACCACCCCTTATAAACATTCAGATGTATTTTGGCAAAACCATGATGATCTTCCAAAAAACTTACTTAAAGAGTATTTAGAGTTAATCACAAGTGGAAGATGGCTAAATGACAGAATTATAGATGCTTACCTTGCCCTTTTAAAAGACAAAGCAACAGATTAAAAAGTGCTGATGTGTCCATCAACATTTGCAAGTCAACAGCTTTGCAGTTTATATTGTGAGAAAATTGATATTCTGCCAGATGCCCCAAATCCTGAAAGAAACTGGTGGAGATATAATACTGTAGTTGTTCCAATTAATTTAGGCTCTGTACACTGGGTTGCTGCTGTTCTTAATATAACACAAAATGTGTCGGGTGAAAAAAGTATTATCAATGTAAAAATCTTAGATTCATTAAAAACATATGAACATGACATTGTGAAAGTTCtagttaaaatacaaaaaattatgGTTCTCCAATATTTAGCATTACATAGAAAAATTATAGAGATGCCTTTTCagtatgaattttatcacaaatgcactaattttaaaaaacaaacatgtgGCAGCAACTGTGGCCTTTATGTGTGTTTCTTTGTAAAAGCAATGTTGTTCAGTGTTCCACTAAATCAATTTTGCAATGAAAACATGAGAGATTATCTATTACATGAACTTCTCCATCAAAATATTGTACAGTAATTCATTAATTATTGATTTCACAAATTTGCAATTGTTATCCAATTGAGattgttcttctttttctgaATCTTGGTATTTAATATTTTGTCCACTGACTAGTCCCATAGTTTTGAGATATCAACACTGTTTTAACTTAAGATTGATTGGCCTGATCAGGAATGGTGTGCTTGTACAAAGTTTTTTAATTGGATTCACAGATTTTGGATTTTGTCCCCATATATAATGAACTGTCGCTCTGCATTGTCCTtaagaaatgcacttttctagtttcatTTCATACTTGATTTGTAAGTGCTAATTTTGTTATATGGATTTCTTATAATAATTATATGTTCAAAATatctagaatgttttttttttatattttttctgaataCGTTACAAATTGCTTAATTATCTGATTGTTTATTCTTTGTTTAACAATCATATGTATATTAAACTCAATTTACCCCACTAAAGACTTcagtgagtttttattttatttgcttatttgtgtATCAAATATATTAACAATGGTAATcttaagttgtaaaaaaaaacttaaatacccTAATAAATCTGTCATTGCAATGCTCAATAAAACTATGCCCATCCtgtattaatatcatttaataGGATATAACCATGTATTGCCTATAGTATAAGTGACTCCTACATCTAAAATTACGCTTCTTTGATAGtaaactccatgttttctgacagaggagggtctgatgaattaatttcactatgggtttatgttgacacaatgtatagtttagacagcagactgatacaactatgcccaccctgtattcatatcatttaatgGGATATAACCATGTATCGCCTATAGTGTGATGACTCCTacatctacaattacgcttttttgaTAGAAAACtacatgttttctgacagaggagggtctgctgaattaatttcactatgggtttatgttgacacaatgtatagtttagacagcagactgataaaactatgcccaccctgtattcatatcatttaatgggataaaataatgtgtatacgtattttttcatatataatactactttttgttttcaaatattataataatagtgtagccTAAGGAtattaaaattgcattttgtctaatattaactaaaaatgtattaaccgcttgggtcttttattttgaaacacgCACTTCCGGTTGCCGTCAGATTTGTCCCCCTAATGTTGCGGTCTTCACGCTGCTCTGAACAGGTGCTGAACTCTCCTCTACAGGCGCTGGAATATCATGGCTTTTCAATGTCAGAGAGACAGTTACATGAAACAAGTACGtagattaaatatataatgttaGCATGATTTCTGTTCAGTAAcgcattattataaatatacagaaaatcaCTTAATTTAGCTGGGTTGTGTTTACACGGCAGTGGTGTAGCTAGAAGTGTTGAACTCAGTCTCAGTTTAACTGTAGTTAACGTTacagcaaaaatataaataattcaaaGTTTTAATTATTAAACTCTAGCTagttttactgttaaaatacaaattaCAGACCTTTTTACAATTGTTATTAGTAGAAGCTttcattctatatatatatatatatatatatatatatatatatatatatatatatatatatatatatataagctatgAACTAACGTTAcattaacctagttaactaacttaCTGAtgtaaacctgatgaactgagacggtgatttaaggtgatttgggatgagctggagcttcacagcgtgaaggaataGCAGCAGTTTCTACTGGTAAAAGTTAACGTTAGGACTTTACAGTCAtatggaaaagtttgggcacccctattaatcataatcatttttagttctaaatatttgggtgtttgcaacagccatttcagtttgatatatctaataactgatggacacagtaatatttcaggattgaaatgaggtttatttatatacagaaaatgtgcaatatgcattaaaccaaaatttgaccggtgcaaaagtatgggcacccttatcatttcattgatttgaatactcctaactactttttactgacttactgaagcacaaaattggtttggtaacctcattgagctttgaactttatagccaggtgcatccaatcatgagaaaacgTATTTATGGTGGCCAATttcaagttgttctcctatttgaatctcctctgaagagtggcatcatgggctcatcaaaacaactctcaaatgatctaaaaacaaaggtTGTTcagcatagttgttcaggggaaggatacaaaaagttgtctcagagatttaacctgtcagtttccactgtgaggaacatagtaaggaaatggaagaacacagagacagttcttgttaagcccagaagtggcaggccaagaaaaacatcagaaaggcagagaagaagaatggtgagaacagtgaaggacaatccacagaccacctccaaagagctgcagcatcatcttgctgcagatggtgtcactgtgcatcggtcaacaatacagcgagcgcactttgcacaaggagaagctgtatgggagagtgatgcgaaagaagccatttctgcaagcacgactctgtctgtgtccatcagttattagatatatcaaaccaaaatggctgttgcaaacacccaaatatttagaactaaaatgattaagattaataggggtgcccaaactttttcatatgactgtatattccTTCTAGTCTGTCAGATTTTTATATGTATGCCCTACAAAACTAAGGTGTTATATGTATACCTTACCAAACTAGCTCTAACTCTGTGTGCTTATTTTGTTTCTATTTCAGTTTGTGACTGCAGTTGTGTCCTGCTCTCCTGCTGAGCTTAAGTTGGAGAATaatgggaaaaaagagaaagtgaaaggtTTCAATGTGCTATTGAAGGACACTATTCTCTTCCCTGAGGGAGGAGGGCAGGTAAGTTTTACAACCCCTGAGATAAACTCAAAAAATACACTGTTATTATAATTGAATTGAGTTCAGTTGAGttatggttggtgtggcgcagtggataacaccaccccctgccagtgagctaccacatcatgtgaaaGAGTAGGGTttaattcccagtctgggtgattGGGTGCTGCCCtaaaccaataagagtccttggagcAGACTCATAACACttcattggcccacctctgtaatagaaataaccttgtaagtcactctttataagagcatcagctaaatgccataaatgtaaatgtcaatTAACTGAATAAGGATGTATTTGATTATGAAAATGAAGGCCTCATGGTGAGCGATGACCTGGGGAGCTATCATATATGACTTGTACAGTTTTCCCCAGTAAAATTATTCACTTTAGTATTATAAACACTTATAAGAGATCtagaagtttctttgattttaccaaattgaaaatctttggaatacaatcaagaaaaagatggatgatcacaagctgaactgcttgaagttttgcaccagaagtaaagcagcataaagttatccaaaagcattgtgtaagactggtggaggagaacatgatgccaagttgcatgaaaactgtgattaaaaaccagggttattccaccaaattgatttccattgatttctgaactgtttaaactttatgaatatgaacttgttttctttgcattatttgaggtctgaaagctctgcatcttttttttttgttgttatttcagccatttctcattttctgcaaataaatcctctaaatgacaatattttaatttggaatttggaagaaatcttgtctgtagtttgtagaataaaacaaccatgttcattttgctcaaacagatacctctaaatagcaaaattcttaattatttttttagagctttatatttaaaaatcactACATTCACACAGTTAAAGTTCCATTTCAACAACTTTTTTTGTgctacttttttgtttgtttttgtcaatgagtgtatttcCATAAGTTttgtaaaactaaactaaagttttCAAGATTTGTAACTTTCATACCATGTGACTTTTATAAGCAGTGCCATATAATAGTTTAAAATCAGTCTCTTGTTGTAAACTGTAACATAGCCCGATGACCACGGTACGATTGAGAATGTTCCAGTCCTGCGAGTCACGAGGCAGGGACCCGAGGCAGTGCACTTTATCAGCTCACCTGTAGAGGAAGGGCAGGAGGTCCAGCTTAAGTTGGACTGGGAGCGGAGGTTTGACCACATGCAGCAGCATTCAGGTGAGCGTGCAATAAAACtgtggcatgcaaaagtttaaAATTACAGTTACTGTGTGGATTGGTCACAGTGGAGGAGCAGGTGGGGCACAGCTCTTTATTAACTTGGCAGCAACTAGTGTGACAAAAATATATGACAGAAACAAAAAGCAACTCAGTATCTCAACAACctgttaaaatattctaatttaaatgCATCAGatcctccctattaatatacagtaaaaaaaaaaagaaagtctagGCTACTACGCTATTATTACTGTCTTCCTCCCAAATATTTAGGGAAATACCAgctataaaaatattatcatgatCTTAATTAAGTCacagaattaatattttttagaaaTAGAAATCCTTTATATGGCTATGTAGTGCTTGcttatttttatgttaaaaatgGGAAAGGTTAATACTGTTATGTAAataatggttaaaaaaataatttaaaaaccttAACTAAACCTTATCGAATCAGGACTAAAATCAAATGACttggaggcaaaaaaaaaaatgtgattgggacatCTGTATTGCTTATTTAAATAAAGAGTCCTTTAAGGAGTAAGACATTGCAAAAGAATGTGAATTCTTGGAGATTAGAGCCAGTTGATGCAAATTTCAAAGCGTtatattttccaaacttttgcatgccactgtagaCAATGTGTTTTTGACACTTgacatttctcattaaatatttttGCTCTAAATAcgttttttaaatacttttcttTGACCAGGACAGCATCTGATAACTGCTTTGGCAGACACAATGTTTGGATATAAAACTACTTCATGGTAAGATTCTTTCCCTGTAAATGTAAGTTGTATTATTTGTGCTAGTGTAAATGGTCTTAAATAGTTACTGTAGGTAATACTTTATTGTTGTCCTTGTAATAATGGAATTATCAGGCTTTAAGTATATtcttttcatttaataaattccTTTGTTGTTTTCAAGTCTTACTTTACCTAATTTATGTTTAACcttgaagtaaaaaaataaaacacggaAATCAGGTTTTATTtgtgtcatttttatttattaatctatatttttaaattaattaacgaattgatatgtttattatatgtatatattaatacatattatattgcaTATTGATTAATACACATTATTTATGTGTTAATTCATTATAATTTGTCTTTTgggagaaagacaaaaaaaaaacttttttatatgaAAGTGTTAAAATATCCAGATTAATTGTGTGTattaatgttgacagcactagaataaataaataaatataagtataattaAACAAGTGTTTACAGATTGCTGGATCAGCCTCTGTGCTATTCGGCATTAAATCagcattgctaaaatagggctgggcgaaatattgagattttaagaaatattgatgtattttgtCCAATAAGAGATATAAGAAGAGACATTATTGTTTATATCGATATAGACTATGTGTTCCAATCAGTTTCAGCAGTTCTCCCCGAGTCTCTGCACAGCTTTACTTCgcccttccctctctctccctcactaaacacacccaCTGAACTAACCACTCTTTAGAGCAGACACACCCACTCTAAAATGAATTGACCAATCAGCTTCTTCACATGGGTATGAGAGTAGACCTGACACCATTTagaaaattaaaaagttcaacttaaactgcactttttatttacttattctcTTTTTCAGTTATTTACTTTAGATGTACTTTTAGCATGATAAAATCAtagaaatacataatacatacattttatttgaacAAACTAATAATAACTGAATGACtaaaattattatacattttaatcaaaagaataaaattaaaactaagttaaatgtatgtatgtgtgtatataaacaCTGCATGGGGTACACTCTGAAGTGTTAGTTGTGCTGCAGGGAATTGGGACGGCAGCGCAGCAGTATTGAACTGGACACAGCCGCAGTGAAGGCAGGAGAGATGGAGGCCTTGGAGGCTGCAGTCAATGAGAAGATCCGTGAGCATGTTCCAGTCAACGTGCAGCTCCTTTCACTGGATGACCCGGCTGtggagaaggtgtgtgtgtgtcatctgtgtgtgtgtggtacagccCTTTTAGTTTTTCTAGGGATAAGAGAGGCGTATAACAGAGTGGATGAGTTAAATGAGTGAATTGGTGTGTGAAATTGTGAAGGAGGAAACCACAGACAAGAGAAATTCTCATTTTAACCATTTACTGAAACCTCAACTCAATATATACAGTGACCGGATACACAAACTACAgccataaaatgtataaatatacaaatctagaaattattttacataaattactCTAATAAAACTGAGAGAATTAAGAGAGAATTATTTTACGTAATTTACCTGTCATTATAAATATACAGAGGGAATAAGATCAAGaaggaaaataaaaattaaactagaTTAATTAAattgactaaaataataatagtaataattatgaTTCTAGTAGAagtaataaatacacaaataaacaagaacaatacgtgttaaacaaaccatagcATTTAAGCAGAATTTTTTACTTAAGATGATTAGAGTAGTTTTGAGAACAGATCtccacactcttggtgagattttaatctcagtgtcttcatgaaggagagtcacctggaatagttttctcagcgtcttgaaggaaaggagttcctggaggtgctgaacaatagttcatcaggtttaggtcaggagattaatgtggaggacactGAATGTTTTTTCTTAGTTTAATATGTAATTCGTTATGTGTCCCTtagttgttttcatgtctttaatgcTTGTAAACAGGTCAGAAGTAGAGGTCTCCCAGATGACCATGCTGGACCTATCAGGATTATCGACATTGAGGGCGTTGATGCCAACATGTGCTGTGGAACCCATGTGTCCAATCTCAGTCATCTACAGGTCAGTACAGTAGTAATTCTGCAATATCTGTATAAATTCATTATGCATTCAGAATACTAGAATAGTTAGAATATGATCAGTTTATCTGCTTATTTGCTTATTGCTGGTAATAAGAATGCTGGATATACTGTATCTTATTTTTATATCACACTGTTATTGATttgcaccttaaattcagtgttttttcattgtgtTAAAAAAGTTCTGCATTggagattaatactaaagtcatccaaactgtgaagaaaaccacatagaattatttagtaaagaaaaaagtgttaaacaaaccaaaatattttttatattttatattttttaaattagcacCTTTCGCTTCGATGACAGCTTTGCAGATCTTGGCtggatttcaggctttcagttaacagctgtgctgaacttgttaagaactttgaaagtatccttaagtgcagtttcAAAGActgtcaaaaacattatgatgaaactggctctcatcaggaccgccctaggaaaggaagagcaagagtttcctctgttgtacaggataagtttagcagagttaccagcctcagaaaccacaagttaacagaaccccagataaacacacctaaatgcttcttcacagagtattttggtttgtttaacacttttaagttactacatgattccttatggttcctttatagtctgaatgacttcagtatttattcataatgtaggaaaaaaaaaacattatgaagtGTGaagatgtgtctaaacttttgactggaactgtaaaAATGCTAgctgtacttgttttttttttatatcaccctGTTTTTGATTAATGTGATCCAAAGGTGATTAAGATTCTTGGGACAGAGAAAGGGAAGAAGAATAAGACcaatttaattttcattgctGGAAACCGAGTACTGAAATACGCAGAGAAGAGCTACAGTACTGAAAGGTCTCTAACAGCCCTGCTCAAGTGAGTCAGCCAACAGAGCGAGAAATTATAAatcataattatattatttatcgGTCAGATAGTCATTAATCACAGTGATTTTAATCTCTGTCATCCTGTAGGACAGGGCCTGATGAGCATGCTGATGCAGTGGATAAACTGCAGAAAACGGTGAAGCGTCTTCAGAAGGTAAGATGATCTCCAGAAACTTCTGTGCAGAATTCACTGTAggctttttttcagaactgttaaaatagtgtttagtaataaatctacactgatagccTTGGTGGTGtggtcaggtaaatttctggcatgtttctatcttggtggtggaaaacacaggtgcgccactgattgattaaaaccctgacaacagtcaacagtcagccgcccaatt
This genomic stretch from Astyanax mexicanus isolate ESR-SI-001 chromosome 15, AstMex3_surface, whole genome shotgun sequence harbors:
- the aarsd1 gene encoding alanyl-tRNA editing protein Aarsd1, with product MAFQCQRDSYMKQFVTAVVSCSPAELKLENNGKKEKVKGFNVLLKDTILFPEGGGQPDDHGTIENVPVLRVTRQGPEAVHFISSPVEEGQEVQLKLDWERRFDHMQQHSGQHLITALADTMFGYKTTSWELGRQRSSIELDTAAVKAGEMEALEAAVNEKIREHVPVNVQLLSLDDPAVEKVRSRGLPDDHAGPIRIIDIEGVDANMCCGTHVSNLSHLQVIKILGTEKGKKNKTNLIFIAGNRVLKYAEKSYSTERSLTALLKTGPDEHADAVDKLQKTVKRLQKSNLTLLRDMAVLIAQNFKNQPDRGNFFSLHNKDGDNEFMNIIANEIGFQDTVIFLTVGEEKGAGLFLLAGPENVITQLAPRVSELLQGKGAAKNGRFQGKANSLSKRAEVETLLQEHLPHHSAGEE